One Nicotiana tomentosiformis chromosome 1, ASM39032v3, whole genome shotgun sequence genomic window, AGGATGTCATAAATTTAGAGCAGGGAGTATTGGGTTTCTTACTTATTTTGTATTTATTTGTATTGTGCAGACCCTCATAGTGAACCTCCTCAAGAAAATTCACTTACAAGGGGTGAGTCCAGTGTCGATGCTCGTCTTTGCAGCCAGTTTAAAAGACCTGCCTGGAGTTACGACATTGATGAGATTGACCAGGATGTCCTGAAGGAGTTACCAAAACAAATTCAAGAAGAGGTACGTGCATGGCTCAGGCCTCAGAAGCGATCTAACACAGTAAACAGGGATTTGGGTATTACTCGTTATTTCTTACCTGCAAAGGATAAATAGATTCCAACAAACAATTCCTCTAAAGAGGTGGTTAATGTCAGAGGCTTATCTGGAGCTTCTTGCCCAGATTGAGCTGGATCCTGTTGAATGAGGAGGCCATCTTAACAAGTTGGGTAGTCATTATATTCAGTCTTGACATATTATATCCTATTGTTGTTGAATATTCCTTAGTTCTCGGGATTGCTAAGTGCAGAAGTCATTACTACTTTGAGAGCAGGATGAAGAAGCATGTCCGTTAATATCACTGAGTGAAATGTTATTCAGAGCTTAATATTTGTGTAACTATTAGGTTAGTCATCATATTCAGTCTTGACATATAATATCCTATTGTTGTTGAATAGTCCTTTGTTCTTGGGGATTGGCACTACTTCGAGATCAACATCAAGAAGCTGCCGTGCTATATCAGTTGTCTAATTTTATTCATATTGTAATATAATACGTATTAGGTTGCTATAGGCTGTGTTTTGCTCGAAGGATGGGCATGTATATTCTTGAAAATGAATAAATGTAAATATTATTATGTCATGTCTTATATGGACAAGTTTGCGCTCTATTCATTTCTATTCTGTTAAATGGGATACGTTCTTTCATTTATTTATCTTCTTTTTGAGTTATGAGCCTTTGTAGTGAATGCTTCTTATTACAGATATTTGAAGGCTTGATTTTGTTGCTCGTATATtttgagcccgtttggacataagaatttttttccctttttccaaaaaaaaaatcactttttttcgaaatcagtgtttgttcataaaattttcatttttcacttgaaaatgcattttgaaaattttcgaaaatttgaaaaactccaaaaaattatttttcaaaatttttactcaaatcactcacaaaacatcaaaaacaatccaaaattatattcatgcccaaacaaactctaaatttcaaatattttcccctattttgaaattttacaattcttatgtccaaatacCTACTTTGTTTGTCTACATGATATCCTTAGGggagaaatttaaaaatagccagatttacaagtggtaattgaaaaataggcAAGAAATTCagcacttttcatgtaaagataaatctgaacgaaaatactgttcaaaatccgaaaaatatttcattataatatgctggaagttcatacacaggtgcaccaatctccaatatattatgctggaccggtccgtgttgcagcaaaatagtgactatttttcaatgactttgcaaatgctggttatttttcaattaccaatccgaaaactggctagcccgtgctatttttactatCCTCAGCAGGGGGAATGTTGGCCCAGATTTagaggcggagccagaatttgaagtttatggttTCTAAACTTGTCGCCGAACCCATAGCTCGTTATAGTTATTGGGTTTACAATTGAATATTTacacatatttaatgaatttcctATTACATATATAAGGTCTAAGTAAAAGTTATTGGATTCGTTCGAACCCGTAACTTATACTTTCTCCGCCTCTGGCCAGATTCCATCCAAAGATTATTGTCAATAAAACTTTAAGCTATAGCTTTAAAGAGCACCAAGCTTGACTCCTTTTTCATTTGCTTATAATTTGTCATTGAAATAATTGAAAATGAAGGAAGTGAGTATTTATATTGTAATATTAGAACTGATCTCTTGACATTGGGGTGCAACCTGCATCTGTATCATATAGTTTTTCTGTTAAAAGCACACAAAGAAACTGAAATTACctgaaagaaagaaggaaaaacgacaaaaagaaaaaaagaaaaaagaagttataGGATACtctcaacatcaaaaccacaCCCTCAAACTCTAGTGATGCCAAAAAAAATTCTAGAGGATGGGTAATAGCCAGCTTATTTACAAGAATACCCTCGAACTCTAGTAATTCTCACTTAACAGTGATGCCAGAGTAAATTATAGATGATGGCCAAGAGAAAAAGTTAGAAGAATTTGCCAATTTCTTTACACGAGTACCCACAAACTCTAGTTATCTTTATTGCCTCTTATAAGTAAAATTGAAGTCCTAAACTAGGCTGGGCACGCAATTGGACCTTAAAATAAAGTGCACATTCTCCATTTGACATGCAAACCATTATCGTCATATATCTTGTGGGACGTCGAGGAGTTAGCACAATCACTGTTCTTTGAAAGGGCAAATCATTAGCAATGCTGACATTAACGCTCATTAGGTTACACATTTTTTAAGAGAATTTGAGAAAAAAGGTTAAATAGGAATACTAAAAGTGTCAgataaatatctttaaatgattaaATCAAACCAATCTATGAACGTAGTCCGATTCCCTTGCAAAACCAAAAACAAGAGGAAATGGGGAAACACAAGAACTCTCATGAAGTAAGGAGAATTACTATCCTACATGAGAAATAATTATTTTCGGAATAGATGAGAATAATTGTACTTTAATGGTGCATTGCGCGTGTATCTTGTAACAATCAGTAAAATCTTTTTTATCTCATATTTTTTACATCTTTTTTCTCTTGATCTCTAATAGGATGGAAGCTAGTTCTATCCATGAATACgttaatatttttcttttgagAAAGGAGAAAAGATACTGATGAAATAAAAATAAGATGATGAAATCTAAAGTTAATTATAAGTGATCTTCCTAAAATTAATATCCGAAAATGAAAATgctaaaagtttttttttttttttgtctttattGGTTTTTTCCCACCAAGTAATGTGTTAAAATAACTTTCAAATTTTTGAGAGGTGCATTTTTCATACTACTAATGTCGTTATCTTTCTTTATGAGGGTATTTATTTACAAAACCCGTCAAGATTTGATTTTCTTATAAGTAGGAGACTGTTTATAAAATTACAAAAATTGGGAATGACATATCAAACATGCAAAGGCAAAAAAATGaatgttaaaaattaaaataaacatTAGTATGAAAACACTCACAGATTTTCTATTTTTCAGTCATTACGGACCAACAAGGGCAACTATCAGTATATCACAAGCATCAAGATGAATCTGAATAAGATTGTTTTAAAGAACATTGGTTAATGTACTTGTTTAGGTAGAAATTATTTAGTTTTTATTGTTTTATCAATTGCAACTATTCAAATTCTTCAGTTTTGGGGAGTTACGACTTACGAAGAGACATACCCATTTATGAAGGAATAAGTTAGTTTACATAAATACGTTGAAGTCCATCACATTTCAAGGCTAATTTTGTCTAAACAGTATTTAGGTGAAGGGTAAAATGGGCATTTAATTATTTCTGGGCATTTTTGTCTTTGAGTGTTCCCACTTTTAATACAGTAGGATGATATAATGATAATACTGAGCAACTAACAATTGAGAAACTAAAAGCAAAAAAAATATATCATGGGGCAAAATAAACTAATTAGGAGACCCAAGTTCAATAAGCATTACCTTAACCAAAACCAAAAGCGAAATTTCGAAGGTTCATATCAGATTAAAATTTGTTCAGTAATTAACAACACCTTCACCCAAATTCCAATATCTACATAGGTTAGATTTAGGGTTATGCATAATTTGATAAATACCGAATTAACATGACGAAAtcaaaaattttggtatttgatatCGATATTTTGATATTcagtatggtatttggtttaatatttaaaaataatttggtaTTATGTATGGTATGGTATTTgacatttgaaaataaaataccgaTACTATacagaaatatatattatattaaacaaTACACATTATTAactataacataaatataaaaaaatctaaaattttactttctttattttataagttcatcaattaactctaagcaagtaacaagacatttctaatgaccaaatttattattttatgtacAATTTTCTCTCTGGATTGATATTTGCTAGTTTTGGACAACTTTTGTCAACAAatgtttttagttttgtacttctGAGtgctttaattaagaatattacagttTATGATTCTacgcactagttagtattcaaaccgaataaaccgaagttaccgaaccgaaaGGAGAAAACTGAATCAtatcgaatttaattaggtacggttttggtatagcattttaagaaaccgaataccgaaccgaaatgtctaaataccgtACTGTACCGACCAACGAACACCCCTAGTTAGATCCAACAATCATTCATCATCACTTGTATCATAATCGCGCAGCCACATCATAAAAGCCATTGCTTCCTCAAACAAAGCTCTGAAGCTTTCCATATCTCCATCAGAGCCGCTTTCCGTTTCATCTGCGTCTGAGAAGCTTGAGCCATGTAAGTCTGGCATGAGTGTAGAATTCCACAGCTTTGAGCCTGGCTTGACAGTGTGCTGTAAGACAACAAAGAGGTTTTTGGGAAATGGCATAACATGTTTCAGACCATAGAATTCTTCAGATATTTTTGGTATATTATACATAATTAGCTCATGTGTCTAATATGTAAAGTCTTTCTTCCATTTTTTAACACTTAACTAGTCAAACACCCGctatataatattttaaaaaggGGGTAATAAGctagaagttagaaattaactgaTGAAGAAAACATTCATTTAAGTTCTGAGTAGTTAAACAAATTTCATATTTTGTATTCTTGATAAAGGTCCATAGATACTACTTGTAGCATTATGTCAAACATCATTCAACAGAAAAAATCTGTCACACAAACTCTGATGAAAGGAACAGTAGATAACAAATATAACCTAAACAAAACTAATATAAATtattatcttattaatcgtatgccatcctcaactaatcaaaatcaagtttcatattctgttttgtttcctcaCTTACGTATTATCTTCCACCTCATGtctttgggagcacgtgttttgttcataaccttAAATCCTCATTCACTTAACTTAAATGCGTATTTCTGTGTTACTCGAGGGCGCAGAAGGAATATCAATGTAATTCACATGACCTCCAGCGGTGCCTTATGTCTGCTGTTGTTACCTTCTTTGGAAACCAACCATACTTCACAAgttcaagtgatcactcgacaTTTATGAGGCATTACCAATTCCATCTTTCAGAGATTCAGCCAGTGTCTGTCCTTCATCTTCCTCCATAACTCCACCACCTACTGCGTAGGTTCCCACCTATagccagttcaaccttctgcaacTCCACCATTCTTAACTAATCAACACAGTTAGTGTCCAACAACAGGTCCAGATGATTCACGTCCTATACTGGATCCTTCACCTAATGCGGACTTATCTCCTCCTAATGCTCCGATTGCACTCCGAAAAGGTATTTGATCCACTCGTAATTGCAATTCCCATTAAAGATGTTTGAGTTATCATTTTTTATCATCACCCCATCATGTTTTTCGGGACAAAGTGGGAGTGGGCCCCGTGGAGAGAAGCAGGAgttgaggctgagatggttcgtggCACGTGCAGAGGAGTATGGATGCTCCTGTTAGGAGGTGTGAAAGGCTGGCCATGGCGGGGCTGAGaagggtagaggtaggccgaagaagtattggggagaggtgattaggcaggacatgacgttacttcagctcactgaggacatgacccaggatagaagggtgtggaggtcgaggattatggTAGAAGGCTAGTAGGTAGTCGAGAGTTCCCAGTTCTTTTCTAGTAGTATTAGTAGCGCTCTTGTTTTTTTCGTATTCTTTGAACTCTAATATTTGCCTATTGTTTCGTTCGCTCCGTGTTTCGTATTTTTCAATTTGTTACTATTTGATGCTActttttcttttacttgttgttttgtgttgttgttgtcttttttttccttttccccATCGTCCTTTGTCTCCctattctttctttttcttcctctttcttcttcgtcttcttcccTTCTCTCGCTTTTCACATTTTCTTAAGCCGAGGATCTATCGAAAACAATCTCTCTACCTCAccaggtagaggtaaggtctgcgtacacattaccctccccaaaccccacttgtgggattatgcTGGTATGTTGTTGTCGTTACCCCATCATGATTTTGTGTCATCTTTATCCTTTATTTCTATCCCTAAGTCCACATGTGAAGCGTTATCTCATCCTGGATGGCAACAAACTATGATCGAAGACATATTTGCTTTACATGCTAGTAGTATTCGGTAACTTCTTCATCTACCTCTAGGCAAATCTACCATCTAACGGTGGATGTATGTAGTCAAAGACTCAAAATTGGTACAGATGGTCAAACTGATCGACTTAAAGTCCACCTTGTTGTCAAAGGGTATACTCATGATTTTGTGTCATCTTTATCCTTTATTTCTATCCCTAAGTCCACATGTGAAGCGTTATCTCATCCTGGATGGCAACAAACTATGATCGAAGACATATTTGCTTTACATGCTAGTAGTATTCGGTAACTTCTTCATCTACCTCTAGGCAAATCTACCATCTAACGGTGGATGTATGTAGTCAAAGACTCAAAATTGGTACAGATGGTCAAACTGATCGACTTAAAGTCCACCTTGTTGTCAAAgggtatactcagatatttgggcttgattatagtgataatTTCTCCCCGTGGCTAAAATAGTATATTTCCATCTCTTTAGATCCAGGGCGGTTGTTTGCCATTGGTTTCTTTATTAGTTGGACATTAAAAATACTTTTCTCCCTGATGATCTTGATAATGAGCATATATGAAGCAACCATCTAGTTTTGTTGCTCAAAGGGAGTAGTGATCTTGTATGTCAGTTGTGTCGGTCCTTATATAGTTTAAAACAATCTCCTCAAGCATGGTTTGGTAAATTTAGCACGTTATTCAGGAGTTTGGTACGACTCGGGACTCGTAGTGAGACTGATCATTTTGTATTCTATCTATATATTGCTCTAAATATGTGCATTTATTTGGTATTTGATGTTGATGATATAGTGATCACGGGCAATTATCAAGATAGTATAATTGAATTGAAGTAACATCCCTTTTAGCATTACCAGACTGAAGGACTTAGGCAGATTGAAATATTTCTTACgcattgaggtcgctcagtccaAATCAGATATTGTCTATCTTACAACGCAAGTTTGTcttagacattcttgagaaaACAAGTATGACATGCTATAAACTCGTTATACTATTATGGATCCGAATGTTAAGCTTTTGTCACTACAGGGGGAGCCCTTTAGTGATCCTGGAAGGTATAGGTGACTAGTTAGTAAGTTGAACTTTTCATAGCGACTCGACCCTACATTGCCTTTCCTGTGAGTGTTATAACTTGTAAGTCAATTTATGGACTCTCCATGTGATAGTTACTGGGATACAATTGTTCATATTCATCGATATATAAAATTAAAGATTACTTtttgaggatcgaggccatgagcaaATTGTTGGGCACACAAACGCTAATTGGGCAAGATCACCCTCTGATAAGCGGTCTACGTCTAGATATTATGTCCCAGTATGAGGCAAGTAGGtatcttggaagagcaagaaacaaaatGTGGTCGCTCGATAGAGTGCAGAAACACAATACTGAGCAACGGTTGTGGCAACTTGCGAACCAATTTGGATTAAATATTTACTAGGAGAACTGAAGTTTGGAGAAATCAGTCAAATGAAACTTGTATTGATAATCAAGCTGCTATTTATACTGCATCAAATTCAGCGTTTCCTGAGAGAACTGAACACATTGAGATCGATCATCACTTTATcagataaaaaatattttcaagagaCACTATTATGAGATTCGTGAAGTCAAATGCTCGGCTTGCATATATTTTTACCAAATCCTTCACTAGTCATCATATCAACTACATTTGAAACAAGCTTGATACATATAATTTAAATGCACCAGCTTGAGAAGGAGTGTTAGAATCTTATAGATATTTATTAAAATCTTGTATATATTCTAGGATCTTGTAATTAGATAATTTGAATTTCTTTCCTTTCTTAGGAAATATACACTTAGTTATTTAACCCCAATAGCTTGAGGGAATAATCAAGCTAAATTTCTCTCAAATTTTCTTCCCTGTATTGTTTTTCACAATTACTATCTAAAAAATACAACTACTATTTAGATGCATATAAAGACAGACAGATATCTTAACATTCTGTACCTTGTAGAAACAACTAGCTCCAAAGGGGCAGGTCCCATTGCCAAAGTCAAATTTCTTGCAATCAAtagacctgaaatcaaagattgACAGAAGAAGTTACTTCAGACAAAACAAAATACACTTTGAGTTCACTTCTAAGCTTTCTTTCGCTGGTAGAAGGGGAAGGGGGAAGCATTTTATAGATACACAAGTTTCAGGCAACACTAAGATACACCCTGCATCCAGAACTACTTTGAtctgaaaattaaaaataaaaaagtctTGCGTGATATCCATATAATGAAGGATGGATATTTTATAAATAAGATCTCCCACAAAGTATAAAAGCTAATTTTTCAAATCAGACTACCACCAACAAACAAGTGTTATCCTGAAATAGAATACCATCCTAGTGAAGATTCAATATATACTCTTACAAAACTTATATAACACGATCGAAATTAGTATATGATATCTTAATGCATGAGTTGAGCTCTTCAATAAATAATTTGCATAAATCATTTCAGAAACTGTTGTCTGTCATTTTAGGAACAAGTCACATCCATGCTCATAGCTTTTAAAGCTATTCGAGTTCAGAATCCAAAGGAAaaacataattaaaaaaataggaAGAGGAGAATTAGAGGAACCTGAGTTTTGCCTTATAGCTGTTAATGATTTCTTGCTTTTCTTCTTTCGTTGAGTACCAAATGACACTTGGAATTACAAAATATGAAAGCTTTCGGCATATAGGACAGGCCCTCAAAGTAGAATTGACATCCATCCCAATTGAAGGAGAACTGTTGCGCCAATTCCTGATACACGATATACAAAATGGATGATCACACTCAGAAAGTATCCCAAATTTCCGCTCGGCCATAATTGTCTTAGAAAGAACACGCTCAAGGCATACACCGCACTCTATCTCCTGACTATGCTTcaataaatcatgctgattttcCCTTGTTTCACATGTTTTCATATGCTCCTCTTTTTTCCCTTGTGGACAATTACCAGCAGTAGAGGAAGAGCAAATTGACTGATCAGTTGCATTAACTCTCTTCAATTCAACAATGTTAGCTGATGAAGATGGAAGTGAAGGTTGTGATCGAGTAATTTTAACATGTTCATATCTACACCTGCTGCCAAAGGCACAAATTCCTTTTTGGTAGTATGTGCACACCTGCAACAATAGATCAGGTAAAAGCAATTAGATGATGAAGAAGCAAGTCAAAGCTTTACACTCTAACCAAAATCTTCAGAACATTACATTATTTGGAACATCTTCCGAATCATGCAAGAAATCACAGTGCTCTCCTTTTAGACATGCTCCACGTGC contains:
- the LOC104096059 gene encoding putative RING-type E3 ubiquitin transferase C3H69 isoform X2, whose protein sequence is MSKRVLCKFFARGACLKGEHCDFLHDSEDVPNNVCTYYQKGICAFGSRCRYEHVKITRSQPSLPSSSANIVELKRVNATDQSICSSSTAGNCPQGKKEEHMKTCETRENQHDLLKHSQEIECGVCLERVLSKTIMAERKFGILSECDHPFCISCIRNWRNSSPSIGMDVNSTLRACPICRKLSYFVIPSVIWYSTKEEKQEIINSYKAKLRSIDCKKFDFGNGTCPFGASCFYKHTVKPGSKLWNSTLMPDLHGSSFSDADETESGSDGDMESFRALFEEAMAFMMWLRDYDTSDDE
- the LOC104096059 gene encoding putative RING-type E3 ubiquitin transferase C3H69 isoform X1 gives rise to the protein MHFLKIFSRVLCKFFARGACLKGEHCDFLHDSEDVPNNVCTYYQKGICAFGSRCRYEHVKITRSQPSLPSSSANIVELKRVNATDQSICSSSTAGNCPQGKKEEHMKTCETRENQHDLLKHSQEIECGVCLERVLSKTIMAERKFGILSECDHPFCISCIRNWRNSSPSIGMDVNSTLRACPICRKLSYFVIPSVIWYSTKEEKQEIINSYKAKLRSIDCKKFDFGNGTCPFGASCFYKHTVKPGSKLWNSTLMPDLHGSSFSDADETESGSDGDMESFRALFEEAMAFMMWLRDYDTSDDE